GGACCTGCCCGAGCCCCAAGCCCAGCATGCCGAGACGCGGGAACGGCCCGAGCCCAAGCGACAGCGTGCCGCCGAGCACAACCTGCAAGGCGGCTACCGCCACCAGTGTGGTCGAGGGCAGCCGCATGTTGCCGGAGCCGCGCACGACGGAAGCGAGCAGGTTGCACAGCCAGACCGCGACAATGCCGGCAAACAGCGTGTTGGAGAGCAGCAGCGCCTGTTCGAGCGCCGCGCCCGCCCCGCCGAGCGCCACATAGATCTGTCGGCCGAACAGCAGGAACAAAGCCGACAGGCTGAGACCCGCGCCAACTGCGATCAGCACGGTGTGGACCGCCAGCGACCGCGCCCGCGCCTCGTCGCCAGCGCCGAGCGCCCGCGAAATCGCCGACGACACGCCGCCGCCCATGGCGCCGGCCGACATCATCTGCTGCAGCATCACCATCGGAAAGACCAGCGCCATGCCGGCGAGCGCCGGAATGCCGAGCAGGCCGACATAGACCGTCTCGGCCACCGCCACTGCGGCGGTCGCCACCATGGCCATCATGTTGGGAATGCTCAGCCGGATGATGGTCGGCAGGATCGGCCCGGCCAGCAGCGGATGGACCGGCTTGCCGGCAAAGGCGGGGGAGGCATTGGCTGCGGTCATGGCGTCATCCGGTGGGCGCGGCAGGCGGGAAAACGGCAGTGGGGTTCGGCTGCATATGCAGATAAGCGGAGGTGTCGGGGATGACCGGGGCGGCCATCAGGCGCTCAGGCGCGCAAGCGCCGTGTCGAGCGCGTCGGTGAGATCGGCGAGATGGACCGGCCCCAGCGCCGCGGCCACCTGGGCCTGCGCGCGCTCCCAGCCGGGCCGGGCCGCCCGCAGCGCCTGCCGGCCCTCCTCCGTCAGCGTCAGCCGGCGGGCGCGGCGATCGTTCGGATCGGGCGCCTGGGCGACCAGCCCGCGCCGCTCCAGCGGCTTCAGGCCGCGCGTCAGCGAGGTCGGGTCCATGACCATCCGCTCGGCGAGCTGGCCGATCGACACGCCGTCGAGACTGCGCAGCTGGGCGAGAATGCCGAACTGCGTGACGGTCAGGCCATAGGGCTCGATATGCTGGTCATAGATCTGCGACACCCGCCGCGCCGCCTTGCGGACGCGTGCGCAGGTGCAGGCGGACGGCGAGGCGATGAGGGGAAGCGCTGGATCGGGCATGGATGCAGATTGGCTGCATATGCAGCCTTCTGCAAGGAATGCCCCCTGCCCGCTGCTTGCATGGGTACCCGCTCAGCCGTAACCTCCAGTTCGGGCGACGGATCAATCGACAGGGCACACGACCATGCGTCTTGCCTTCCGCCTTCTGACCACGGTTCTGCTGTTCTGGCTCGCCACGGGCGCGGCGCGGGCGGCCGCGCCGGTTTGCCGCCACACGCCGGACATCGTCGCCACCGCCGAATTCCTGCTGGTCGATCCGAGGAGCGAGCAGCGCTTCTGGCGCGATCACTTCGGCAGCGACGCCGCTTTCCTGATGATCCGCCACGGCGATCTCTCTCCCGAACGTGGCAGACGGCTGATCGACGAGCTTGGCCGCCGCGCCAAGCCGCCGCAGCGCATCGAGGACTTGCGGCTGGCCTTCATGGACCCGGCCGAGCGGCTGGCCACACTGGGCGCAGGGCCGCCCAATGCGCCGGCGCCACCGGGCGGCCTGTCCGCCGCGCGCGCCTTCATCGTCGATGGCCAGGAAGACCAGCTGTTCCGCGAGCTGGCCCGCCGCGCGGCCCTGCCCGAGGTGACCGCCAATCTCGTCACCAGCTTCCAGGTGATGCTGGCCCGCGCCCTCGGCGATCTCGACGACGCCACCCGCACCCGCGCCGCCGGCAAGGCGGAAGCCCATGGCCTGTGGGCGCTCGCCCTCGATCTTGTGGCCCTCAACAGCGATCCCGGCGACTGGCTCGGCCTCCTCCGGCGCTCGCCGCTGAATCCGGCGACACCGGATCAGCTCGTCCAGCACTTCACGCCGCTCTGGCGCGGCCATGTCACGCTCCGCCCGAGGCCCTATTCGCTCGACAGCCTGCCGCCGGAGCTGCGCGCCGCAGCCAAGGTGCTCCAGGCGCGGCGGTCGCCGCAGACGGGCAGCATCGATGCGGTGACCGAGCTGGCGCGCGTGGCCCCGCGCACCCAGACCCTGCTGACCCTGCTGAACCAGACCGGCGAAGCCCGTCTGGGCTCCGAGGTGGCAGCGCCGTTGCTGGCAGCGATCCGCGCCGGGCGCATCGATCCGGCCGAAGACGACGACAAGCTGCGCGCGATGCTTTTCACCGGCGTGGCGCAGGTGCTGGGGCTCGCCACGGCGCGCGGCCAACTGGCCACGTTCAGGGGCTCGCCCGACGGCGACCCGAACGAAACCGCGCTGCTGGCTCTGGAGCGGGCGGTCGCGCGGGAAATGCTCGCAGGCTTCGTGCGCGGCGAGCAGCCGGCACCTCCCCGCCATCAGCTCCTGTCACCGGGCTTCGACTGGGATGGCTGGCTGGCCACGGCCACGGCGATCCGCGCCGGCCAGGCACCGGCCGAGAGCAATCGCGCCATCGCGGTCGAACTGCTGCAGGCAGCCGGCCGGCCTGCCGAAGCGCTCGGCGTGCTGCGCGCCATGGGACCGACCGACGAGGCGCGCCGACATGCTCATGTGATGTTGCTCGCGCTCGACCAGCGCTGCGCGAAGTTGCTCTCGCCGCCGCTGCCGCTCGGCCAGGTGATCTATCGGTTCGAGCCGCGCTGACGCCTCAGCCCAGCTTCGGGCCCCAGGCCGGATCCGACGCAAACGACGGCGTCGGCACGACGTTCTCGGCACGCGCGAAGATGTCGGACTGGTAGATCTTCGGGCCGCCGCCCTGGTCGCGGAAGAACATCACGAACAGGCCGTTCGGCGCAAAGGTCGGGCCCTCGTTGTGGAAGCCGGTGGTGAGGATGCGCTCGCCCGAACCATCCGGCTTGACCACGCCGATCGAGAAGCCCTCCGAGCTCTGCCGGGTGAAGGCGATGAGATCGCCGCGCGGCGACCAGACCGGCGTCGAATAACGGCCCTGGCCGAAGGAGATGCGGTTGGCGCCACCACCGCCCGCCCCCATCACATAGAGCTGCTGGGTGCCGCCGCGATCGCTCTCGAACACCATCTGCCGGCCGTCCGGCGAATAGGACGGGCCGGTATCGATGGCCGTGCCGTCGGTCAGCCGCACCGCGCTCTTGGAGCGCAGGTCCAGCGAATAGATCGACGACGAGGCGCCCTGCTGCAGCGACAGCACGATGCGCTGGCCATCCGGCGAGAAGCGCGGCGAGAAGGTCATGCCGGGGAAATTGCCGACCTGCTCGCGCTGGCCGGTCTCGATGTTCAACAGGAACACCCGGGGCTCACCGCCATTATAGGCCATGTAGGTGATGTCCTGGGACGACGGCGAGAAGCGCGGCGTCAGCACCAGGTCGCCGCCGCGGGTGAGGTAGCGCACATTGGCGCCGTCCTGATCCATGATGGCGAGACGCTTCTGCCGGCGATCCTTCGGGCCGGTCTCGTCGATGAACACCACGCGGGTGTCGAAATGGCCCTTCTCGCCGGTCACCCGCTCGAAGATCTGGTCCGACACGAGATGGCCGATGCGCCGCCAATTGGCTTCCTGGGTGGCAAATTGCTGGCCATGCAGCTGGGTGCCCTGGGCTACGTCCCACAGGCGGAACTCGACGCGCGAACGGCCATCGGCGCCACGCCCGGCACGGCCCGTGACGACGCCGGCGGCACCCGCCCGCTGGAACCGCGCGAAGGCCGGCGGCTGATCGGCATCCACCGGCTGGTCGCCATAGGACTGGCGATCGACGATGCGGAAGAAGCCCGAGCGGCGCAGATTGTTCTCGATCACGCCGGTGATGTTGCGGCCCATATCGCCCTCGCCGCCCAGATTGGGAATGGCGATGGGGAAGGGCTGCACCTGGCCGCGCCGGATATCGATCACCGGCGGCGAGCTCTGGGCGCGCGAGTAAGGCGCGAAAAGCGGAGTGCTGGCGATCGTGGCGCCAGCGGCGAGGACAGTGCGGCGGTTGAACATCTGGGTCATCATCGGTCTCGGCGGCTCGGACGGGGTCGCGCACTCATGTCTCAGAGGCATGACGACGTCTCAGCGCATCTCCTTCGGATCGAAATTCAGGACAACATCGCGCCACGTATCGTAGCGCTCGCGCGGCAGGCGCACGCCGCCTTCGGCCGAGCAGCGCATGACGGCGCGCACGGCGGAATTGGCCAGCACCTGGAAATTGCTGTCGCCGCGGGGGTTCTGCACCTCGGGGCGGGCGGACACGGTGCCATCGGGATTGAACGAAATGCGCAGGCGCACCGCCGGGCTGTCGCCCTCGCGCGCCGCGATCGGGATCTCCCAGCACCGTTCCACCCAGGCGCGGATGGCGTCGCTCTCGCGGCCTGAAATGCGCGCGGCGGCGCCGGTCGCCGTGCCGAGCGAGGCGGTGCGCATCGGCGCGGAGGCGCCCGTTGCTTCCGTCCGGCTCGCCTGGCGGCGGTCATTGGCCTGGGTCTGGCTGGTGTTCAGCCGGGCAGCGATGGAATTCGGATCGAAGGCGCGCGCATTGGCGCGCTCCTGGCGCTGCCGCTCGGCGCGTTCGGCGGTCTCGCGCTGTTCGCGCTCACGGCGTTCGCGGGCCTCGCGGACCTGACGCTCACGCTGCTCGCGTTCCTGCTTCTCGCGGGCTTCGCGCTGCTCGCGCTCCCGCTGTTCGGCCTGGCGCTGCTGCTCCTGGCGGCGTTGCTCGTCACGACGGCGCTGCTCGGCCTGGCGCTGCTCAGCCTGGCGCTGCTGCTCTTCCTCGCGCTTCTTCTGCGCCTGGATCTCCGCCTCACGGGCGGCCAGATCCTCGCGCACCTCCTGCGCCGACGGGGTCGGACGGGGCTGCGGCTGGGGCGGGGTCGGCGGCGGCGGCTGGACGGCTGCGACCTGGGCCGGGCGCGGGGCTGGCGGCGGCGGTTCGGCAGCCTCCGGCGCCGGCTGGGGCACCGGCGGACGCGGGGTCGGCGGCGGCGGCAATTGCACGTTCTGCACGCGCTCGCGGGCAACCGGCGTATTCGGATCGTCGGGCGTCGGGCGCTCGTCGGGGGTCTGGCGGTCGACCACGCGCTGCGGCGTCGGCGTCTGCTGGCCCCGGCGTTCGCCGCGGGTCGACTGGGCCGGCTCGTCGGACACGATCTCCACCGGCACGCTCTCGCCCTCCTCGGGCTTGGGCGTCGATGTCAAAAAGCCGAACAGGGCCGCGGCGACGAGCATCAGATGCGCGCCGACCGAGATCCCGTAACCGACCTTTTGCGGATGGAGAGCCACTGCCTCAGCCTGCCTTTCAGCGCGCGGCGCGTTCGGTCGCGACCAGCGCGACCTTGGTGAAGCCGCCGCCCTTCAGCTGCGACAGCACGTCCATGATGGCCTGGTAATTGGCGGCGGCATCGCCACGCACGAAGATGCGTTCCTCTGCGCCGTTCTGCGCGGTGGCGCGCACGCGCTCGACCAGCTGGGCTGAATCGACCTTGTCCTCACCGACATAGATCTCGCCGTTCTGCCTGACGGAGACCGTGATCGGCGGCTTGTCCTGCTGGGCCGCACGGGCGGACGCCTGCGGCAGGTCGATCGGCACCGACACGGTCATCAGCGGTGCTGCCACCATGAAGATGATCATCAGCACCAGCATCACGTCGACCATCGGCGTGATGTTGATCTCGTTCATGACGAAGGCGCGCCTGCGCCTGCGGCCTGAGCCGCGGCCACCGCCGCCTGCGAGTTGTGCTCCCATGACCGGTCCGTCCTCAGGCTGCGCGCTGGTCGTAGGAAGCCGGCCCGCCCTGCTGGTCGATCTGACGCGACAGGATGGCGGCGAATTCGTCGGCAAAGCCCTCGAGGCGGTTGGCGATCTTGTTCACCTCGCCGGCGAGCTTGTTGTAGGCGATGGTGGCGGGGATCGCGGCAACCAGGCCGATGGCGGTGGCAAACAGCGCTTCCGCGATGCCCGGCGCGACAACGGCCAGCGACGTGTTCTTGGAAATGGCGATCGCCTGGAAGGCGGTCATGATGCCCCAGACCGTGCCGAACAGGCCGATGAACGGGCCGGCGGAGGCAACGGTCGCCAGCACCATCAGGCGGGCTTCGAGGCGTTCCACCTCGCGCTGGATGGTGACATTCATCACCCGGTCGATGCGCTGCTGCAGGCCGGCGAACGAGCGCGCCGCCGTCTCATGGCTGCGCTTCCATTCGCGCATGGCGGCAACGAACAGGGCGGCCATGGCGGTCGTCGGCCGCTGGGCCAGCGTCCGGTAGAGTTCTTCCAGGCTCTGGCCCGACCAGAAGACCTGCTCGAAGCGGTCCATCTGGTTGCGCGTGCGCCGGTACATGATGATCTTTTCGACGATGATCGCCCAGACCCAGATCGACGAGGCGATCAGGCCGAGCATCACGGCTTTCACCACCCAATGCGCCTGCATGAACAGGTTCCAGAGCGAGGCGTCGTGGGCGGCGAGGGCTGTCTGCGCTGCATCAGCGGGGTTCATGAGCGGCGATCCTTGTTCGGCACGGGTCCGGCTTCGAGGTCGCAGAACAATTCCCGCCACGGCTGAAGACCCACGGACGGCAGGCGCGATCCCTGATCTTTTGCGCCCAATCGTCCCCTGAAGGGTCGAAATGCCCGTTGAATGTGTCTTGACCGTGGCGCGGAACGTGCATCCGCGTGGTGTCCTACCAAGCCATCATTGAGGTTAATGACGGGTTAGGACTGCACTGCAACATAAAAATGCGTGAGATGCAGGGTTGGCATGGCCGGCGGGTGGGGAATTGCCGACACGCCGCTGCCGGTCCCCTCGCGGAGTTTACCCGCAACCACACTGACGTCACCCCCGGCGAGATGCCGAAGGCGTCGAGGGAAGGGGGTCCAGGGGGCGCTCGTCACACTCTCGCAACCCCGTGGATGGAACGGACCTGGTGGCCCCTGGATCCCCTTCCCTCGCTTCGCTCGCCGGGGATGACGGATGTGCGGGCGGAGCAGTCGAGCGGAGCAGCGGATACTTCCCTAACCTGACCGCCTCTCACCCCCGGATCAGCAGCATCAGCGCGCCGAGCGTCGCGATCGTCAGCATGCCCCAGCGCATGCGCTGCCGGTCGATATGGCGCACGATCAGCGGCGCCAGCCAGTAGCCGATAAGCAGTCCCGGCATCAGCACCCCTGCCCGCGCCACATCGATCCAGCCGAACCGCCCGGCCACCACATGCATGGCGATCATGATCGCATAGGCAATGATCCAGTAGAGCGCGAGGGTTGCGCGGATCTTGGCGGGGTCCTCGCCGGCATAGACGATCCCGATTAGCGGCCCGTGGATGCCCGACATGCCGCCCATCACGCCGGACACGATGCTGGCGCCGGCAATGTCGCGCGGCTGGACCTTCAGCCTGAGGCCCGACAGGGCAAGCCCGACCGCGATCAGGATCATCGCGCCGAACACGCGCGGCAGGTGAACGGGATCGATCCAGACCAGCGCGACGACACCGACCGCCGTGCCGAGCACCAGCCCGAAGGCGCCCCAGCCGATCTCGACCCGGGAGATCAGATGGCCGTTGCCATGGATCATCAGCGGCATGAGCACGAAGGCGCAGCAGACCGCCGGCCCCGGCACCAGCGTCGGCGAGACCAGGGCGAGCAGCGGTATCATCACCAGCGACAGGCCGAGGCCGAGCCCCATCTGCACGAGGGTGGCGAGCGTCATGATGGCGGTGATGGCGGCAAGCTCGCCCGGGCCGAAGCCGAGAAGGGTCATCAGGCAGACGGCGTCATGACGCGGCGGAGCGAGTCCGGAATGCGCATGGGACGGGCACCGGCCACAAAGGCGACGCGCACCTTGGCTTCCACCAGCACTTCGTCGCCGCGCTTCACCTTCTGTTCGAGGTTGAGGGTGGCGCCCTTCACCTCCAGCGTGCGGGTCTCGATAGTCAGAATATCGTCGATCCGGGCGGGGCGCAGGAACTCGATCCCCATCGAGCGCACGACGAAGGCGAAACCGGCCCCGGCCTCTTCCTTCGCCTTGTCGAACAGGTCGCCCTGGGCAACGCCCAATAGGCGCAGGAAATCGGTGCGCCCGCGCTCCATGAAGCGCAGATAGCTCGCGTGATAGACGACGCCGGAAAAGTCCGTGTCCTCGTAATAGACGCGGACGGTCAGATGATGCGTCTCGGCCTCGATATGGCCGGCGAGCGGACGGGGCTCACTCATCCTCGTCGCCCTTGAACAGATGGAATTGCGCGCCCTCGCGGCTGGGTTCGGCGAGGCCCAGATGCTTGAACGCATTGGAGGTCAGAAGCCGCCCGCGCGGCGTGCGCTGCAGAAGGCCCTGCTGGATCAGATAGGGCTCGATGATCTCCTCGATGGCATCGCGCGGCTCCGACAGCGCCGCCGCCATGGTCTCGATGCCGACCGGGCCGCCGCCATAGTTCAGCGCGATGGCCTTCAGATAGCGCCGGTCCATGGCGTCGAGGCCGGCCTCGTCCACCTCCAGCCGGGTCAGCGCCTCGTCGGCGATCTGGCGGGTGATCGTGTCGCTATCCCGATAGACCGCGAAATCGCGGACACGGCGGAGCAGACGGCCGGCAATGCGCGGTGTGCCGCGCGCGCGCCGGGCAATCTCGTTCGCACCATCCGGCGCCATGCCGATGCCGATGACGCGGGCGCCGCGGGTGACGATATATTCGAGCTCGGCGACCGTATAGAATTGCAGGCGGATCGGGATGCCGAACCGGTCGCGCAGCGGCGTGGTGAGCAGGCCCGCACGGGTGGTTGCGCCAACCAGCGTGAACTTGGCGAGATCGATCTTCACCGAGCGCGCCGCCGGTCCCTCGCCAATGATCAGGTCGAGCTGGAAATCCTCCATGGCGGGATAGAGGATTTCCTCCACCGCCGGATTGAGCCGGTGGATCTCGTCGATGAACAGCACATCGCGGTCTTCGAGATTGGTCAGCTGCGCGGCGAGATCGCCGGCCTTGGCGATGACCGGGCCCGAGGTCGAGCGGAAATTGACGCCGAGCTCCTTGGCGAGGATCTGCGCCAGCGTCGTCTTGCCAAGGCCGGGCGGGCCGACGAACAGCACATGGTCCAGCGCCTCGCCGCGGGTCTTGGCAGCCGAGATGAACACTTCGAGATTGGAGCGCGCCTGCGCCTGGCCGATGAATTCGGTCAGCCGCTGCGGACGCAGATGGGTATCCACGTCATCGTCGCGGCGGTCGGGATTGAGGATGCGGCGGGGCTCGGTCATCAATGATTCGCTTGAACGCTCAAATTATTGTATATACGTTTATCCGTCGG
This region of Phreatobacter aquaticus genomic DNA includes:
- the tolR gene encoding protein TolR — translated: MGAQLAGGGGRGSGRRRRRAFVMNEINITPMVDVMLVLMIIFMVAAPLMTVSVPIDLPQASARAAQQDKPPITVSVRQNGEIYVGEDKVDSAQLVERVRATAQNGAEERIFVRGDAAANYQAIMDVLSQLKGGGFTKVALVATERAAR
- a CDS encoding MarR family winged helix-turn-helix transcriptional regulator — its product is MPDPALPLIASPSACTCARVRKAARRVSQIYDQHIEPYGLTVTQFGILAQLRSLDGVSIGQLAERMVMDPTSLTRGLKPLERRGLVAQAPDPNDRRARRLTLTEEGRQALRAARPGWERAQAQVAAALGPVHLADLTDALDTALARLSA
- the tolA gene encoding cell envelope integrity protein TolA; translation: MALHPQKVGYGISVGAHLMLVAAALFGFLTSTPKPEEGESVPVEIVSDEPAQSTRGERRGQQTPTPQRVVDRQTPDERPTPDDPNTPVARERVQNVQLPPPPTPRPPVPQPAPEAAEPPPPAPRPAQVAAVQPPPPTPPQPQPRPTPSAQEVREDLAAREAEIQAQKKREEEQQRQAEQRQAEQRRRDEQRRQEQQRQAEQREREQREAREKQEREQRERQVREARERREREQRETAERAERQRQERANARAFDPNSIAARLNTSQTQANDRRQASRTEATGASAPMRTASLGTATGAAARISGRESDAIRAWVERCWEIPIAAREGDSPAVRLRISFNPDGTVSARPEVQNPRGDSNFQVLANSAVRAVMRCSAEGGVRLPRERYDTWRDVVLNFDPKEMR
- the ruvB gene encoding Holliday junction branch migration DNA helicase RuvB, which gives rise to MTEPRRILNPDRRDDDVDTHLRPQRLTEFIGQAQARSNLEVFISAAKTRGEALDHVLFVGPPGLGKTTLAQILAKELGVNFRSTSGPVIAKAGDLAAQLTNLEDRDVLFIDEIHRLNPAVEEILYPAMEDFQLDLIIGEGPAARSVKIDLAKFTLVGATTRAGLLTTPLRDRFGIPIRLQFYTVAELEYIVTRGARVIGIGMAPDGANEIARRARGTPRIAGRLLRRVRDFAVYRDSDTITRQIADEALTRLEVDEAGLDAMDRRYLKAIALNYGGGPVGIETMAAALSEPRDAIEEIIEPYLIQQGLLQRTPRGRLLTSNAFKHLGLAEPSREGAQFHLFKGDEDE
- the tolB gene encoding Tol-Pal system beta propeller repeat protein TolB; amino-acid sequence: MTQMFNRRTVLAAGATIASTPLFAPYSRAQSSPPVIDIRRGQVQPFPIAIPNLGGEGDMGRNITGVIENNLRRSGFFRIVDRQSYGDQPVDADQPPAFARFQRAGAAGVVTGRAGRGADGRSRVEFRLWDVAQGTQLHGQQFATQEANWRRIGHLVSDQIFERVTGEKGHFDTRVVFIDETGPKDRRQKRLAIMDQDGANVRYLTRGGDLVLTPRFSPSSQDITYMAYNGGEPRVFLLNIETGQREQVGNFPGMTFSPRFSPDGQRIVLSLQQGASSSIYSLDLRSKSAVRLTDGTAIDTGPSYSPDGRQMVFESDRGGTQQLYVMGAGGGGANRISFGQGRYSTPVWSPRGDLIAFTRQSSEGFSIGVVKPDGSGERILTTGFHNEGPTFAPNGLFVMFFRDQGGGPKIYQSDIFARAENVVPTPSFASDPAWGPKLG
- the tolQ gene encoding protein TolQ → MNPADAAQTALAAHDASLWNLFMQAHWVVKAVMLGLIASSIWVWAIIVEKIIMYRRTRNQMDRFEQVFWSGQSLEELYRTLAQRPTTAMAALFVAAMREWKRSHETAARSFAGLQQRIDRVMNVTIQREVERLEARLMVLATVASAGPFIGLFGTVWGIMTAFQAIAISKNTSLAVVAPGIAEALFATAIGLVAAIPATIAYNKLAGEVNKIANRLEGFADEFAAILSRQIDQQGGPASYDQRAA
- a CDS encoding sulfite exporter TauE/SafE family protein — protein: MTLLGFGPGELAAITAIMTLATLVQMGLGLGLSLVMIPLLALVSPTLVPGPAVCCAFVLMPLMIHGNGHLISRVEIGWGAFGLVLGTAVGVVALVWIDPVHLPRVFGAMILIAVGLALSGLRLKVQPRDIAGASIVSGVMGGMSGIHGPLIGIVYAGEDPAKIRATLALYWIIAYAIMIAMHVVAGRFGWIDVARAGVLMPGLLIGYWLAPLIVRHIDRQRMRWGMLTIATLGALMLLIRG
- the ybgC gene encoding tol-pal system-associated acyl-CoA thioesterase, with product MSEPRPLAGHIEAETHHLTVRVYYEDTDFSGVVYHASYLRFMERGRTDFLRLLGVAQGDLFDKAKEEAGAGFAFVVRSMGIEFLRPARIDDILTIETRTLEVKGATLNLEQKVKRGDEVLVEAKVRVAFVAGARPMRIPDSLRRVMTPSA